The nucleotide window AAACGTTCGCGAAACGGCGGTGCTGGAAACGGAATTACGATATCTCCGGGAGCTGATGACGCTGGCGAAAGGAGATATTCTGGAAGGCTGCCGCATTTCCGGCCTGTCCCGGGCGCAACTCTATGCCCAGATCAGGAAGCACAAGAGGGGACAGGCTACTTTTTGAAGAGGTAAAGTGCTCAGGATAGCAAGAGTTTTTTGTGACGGACATATATAACACTTTTTCAACAGAGGGAACGGCGGCAGCAAGTCTTTAGCAAAGATGCGGACTGCCGGGCATTTTCTGGACTTATGGAGGATGCAAAATCGTCATATCAGATAAACATTTTTGCCTATTGCCTCATGCCTCGCCGCTTTCCCGCCTGTTTTTACTGTACCAGTGCCTGGCGGACCTTGGCGGTTAGGTCCGCTATCGAGAACGGTTTCTGAATAAAGTTCACTCCCTCCTCCAGCACACCGTGGTGGGCGATGACGTTGGCCGTATAGCCGGACATGAACAGACATTTCAGGTTCGGGTAGAGGGAGCGCAGCCGTTCGGCCAGCTCCCGTCCGTTCATTCCGGGCAGCACCACGTCGGTCACAAGCAGGCGAATCTCGCCGGCGTGCTCCGCCGCCAGCCTCAGGGCTTCCCCGGGAGAGCCCGCGGTCAGCACCCGGTACCCGATCCCTTCCAGCATGATCTTCCCCATCTCCAGATTCGCCGGCTCGTCTTCCACGACAAGCACCGTCTCACCCCCGCCCCGCAGAATTTCCGACGGACTTTTCTCCTGGGGCTCGGTGTTTTGTCCCGCATGCCGGGGCAGGTAAATCCGGAAGGTTGTCCCTTCCCCCGGTTCGCTATAGACGTTGATGAAGCCTTTGTTCTGCTTGACGATGCCGTACACCGTGGCCAGCCCCAGGCCCGTGCCCCGCCCCAGCTCCTTCGTCGTGAAAAAGGGTTCGAAGATATTCTCGATGGTCTGTCTGTCCATCCCGCAGCCGTCGTCGGAAACGGCAAGCAGGACGTACTCGCCGGGGATAAAACCCGCGTGGACGGCGCAGTACTCCTCGTCGAAGGACGCCTTCCCCGTCTCGATGGTCAGCTTGCCCACCCCGGCGATCGCGTCGCGGGCGTTGATGCACAGATTCGCCATAATCTGATCGACCTGGACGGGATCCATCTTGACCGGCGACAGGCCCGCCTCCGGCAGCCAGACGAGATCGATGTCCTCGCCGATCAGCCGCCGCAGCATCTTGAGCATGTTCTCCACAACTTCGTTTAGATCGAGCGTCTCTGGGGCCACCGTTTGCCTGCGGGCAAAGGCCAGCAACTGCCTGGTCAGGCCAGCGGACCGCTCGGCGGCCTTCTTGATCGCCGCAAAAGCCCCGTAAAACGGCTCCTTAGTGTCAATCCTTTCCAGGGCCATTTCCGCATGGCCGAGAATCACTCCCAGCATGTTGTTGAAATCGTGTGCCACCCCTCCGGCCAGCCTTCCCACCGCCTCCAGCTTCTCGGATTGTCGCAATTGGGCACGCAGCCGCTCCTGTTCGGCCTCAATCTCCTTGCGCTCCGTAATGTCCAGCAATGTTCCCAATGTGTATGCGGGCTTCCCCGCCTCGTCCCGGATGAGATTGGCCCTGAGGAGGCCGAAAACGGTGCAACCGTCTTTATGGAGGAGGCGCTTTTCCATTTCATAGACGTCGCCCGCGCCGCTTGCCAAGCCGGTCTGCCGTTGCAGATTGACCTCCAGGTCTTCCGGATGCGTGATGTCCCGCAAGTGCTTGCCGAGCAATTCTTCTTCATTATACCCCAGCATCCGGCAATAAGCCGGGTTGGCGTGCTGGATATGGAAGTCGAGGGATATCTGGGCCACGCCGACGGGCAGGCGATTATAAATGGTGCGGAAGCGACGTTCGCTCTCCCGCTGCTTTTCTTCCGCCCGCTTCTGCTCGACAATATGCCAGGTCACGTCGGCCAGATAGGAGACGCTCTCCACGTCCGCATCCGTGTAAGCGGCAGGCTTGTTGCCCACGCCCAGAACGGCGACCACCCTGCCTTCGCGCATCACGGGAACCACCAGTTCACGGACTACCGCGGCGTGGCCCTGGGGCATCCCCTTTTTGTGCGGCAGCGACGCGTAATCGTTGTGGACTACCGGTTTCCCCTCGTGCACGCAATCCGCCCAGACGCCGGCCTGGTCGATGCCGTAGTGCACCCCTCGGCCCTCGATCCGGCGAAATTCGCTTAAAGTGCGGGTGGAGCACTGTTGCAAGGAGATGGTTTTTTGATCGGCTTCCACAAAGTGGTAAAACCCGATGGGGCTATCCACCAGTGCGCCGGTTTCGTCTATGGCCTTGACCAGAAACTCATCTAGGGCGTGGGAGGCTGCATACTCCAGCAGGGACAGCCGCGTCTGGATCAAGAGGCCCATGCGGCGTTCCTCACTTTGGTCGCGGAAGACCAAGACCACGCCTGTGATGGCGCCTTCTGCATCGCGGATCGGGGCACCGCTGTCGGCGATGGGGTGCTCGCTGCCGTCTTTCGCGATGAGCAGGGTGTGGTTGGCCAGCGAGACGACTAGCCCCTCCCTGAGCACCTTCGCGACGGGGTCGTCCACCGCCTTCCGCGTCTCCTCGGAGACGATTCGGAAGACCTCTGCCAGCGGTCTGCCTTGCGCCTCCTCATTGTTCCAGCCCGTAAGCCCCTCGGCTGAAGGATTGAGAAACTCCACCCGGCCTTCGGCGTCGGCGGCGATGACGCCGTCGCCCAGGGCGTGCAGGGTAACGCTGTGGCGCTCGACGCTCGCGCGGAGCGCAGCCTCTGAGCGGTACAGTGCTCGGAAGTGCTGCTTTTTTTCGCGCTGCCGGGCGGCAAGGCCGAGCGCGCCGAGAGCGCCCAGCAGAACCGCGAGCAGCGCCAGGATCAGTGCCGAGCGGAAGCGCCATTCGGCGAAGGCCTCGGCCGCGTCCACCTTGGCCACCATTAACCAGGGCGAATCCGGGATCGGCAATAAGACCGCAGCCACTTCAATTCCGCGATAATCCCGGCTCTCGACAAAGCCCCTTTTCCCTAAGACGGCCATGACCGCGGGCACGTCGGTCCGGCTCAGGGGGATGCGGAGCTTGAGCGCCGTATCGGACCGGTGGCGCAGGTCGTTGAGGAATAGCGCATCGTTGCCGTCGCGCCGGACCAGCAGCGTCTCCTCGCTTTGGCTCGGTTCAGGCCAGGACTGGATCAGGGGGTAGAGGAAGTGCGAGGCGTCGTTGATTAGGATGATCGCGCCGACCGCTCTGCGGGCTTGTCCGTTCCCCGCGAAGAGCGGCGCCACTGCGGAGATATGGGGCGCCTGCTCCTGCGCCTCTCTGTGCAGGTCGGTCAGCGCGGCTTTTCGGTTGCGCAGGGCGGCGGCCAAGGTCGGGATGTATCCGCTGTGGGTCTCCAACCGGCCGCTCAGGCTCAGGCGCACCCGCCCCTCCGGGTCTGTCAAAAGCACGTCAACGTAGCCGCAGTATGCCTGTAACGTTTGGAATTGTAAGCGCAGTTCCTTGGCATTTTTGCCGAGCGGATCGGCAAGAAAGCGGTCCACTTCCCGTTCCAGAGAGGGGCTTTCCATCAAGACGGCGGCGTCGGCCAGCCGCTCGCTGCGCCAAGTCGCGATATTTTTCGCCTTGAGCTGGGCGACGGCTGTCAGGTGCATCTCGACGTTTTGCCGCACCGTCCCTTCCTGGACGCGGTAAAACCACGCGCCGCCGGCCAGCATGACCAGCAGCGTCAGCGCCAGGGCGGCTTTCATCCAGAAGGGGATCGCATTATTCTCAGATTTCATGGCATTATCCTTGTTGCTTTTTATTCTGCCCGTACGCCGGCAAAAAGGCTGAGCTTCCTGAACTGCAAACGACCTTGTCCGTGGCCTTCTTGAAGAAGGCGCTGCTTTAATTAATACCTTTCGCCCCGGAGCCTGTCAATAGAAAGATCGCTTCAGAATCGGCTGTTTATTTTGGATGGAGCGGTTTTCCGGGTCAATGTTTCTCAAAAAATGATTTATACTATTACGGATATTGGGTAATAAGGCCTGCTTAGCGTTTGTGCCGCCTGTGTGATTTCTGCGTTGCGACCGTCTTTACGCCTCCCGATAGCTGGGTATGAGGGGGTATTGCCGGATCAGACAATCTCTAACTCGCCATAATCACAACGCAAGATGGTGGCGCCCCCGTCTGGGTATCTTGTCGCGCCAGACGTTTATGCGGCTGCCAGGTTCACTTAAATCTTCCTGATAGTAGTAACAGTCTGAATCAACAGCAAATATTCTTTTCACTTTCGCTTGGCATTGTTCTTGTATTGGCAACTGTCAGTTTGCGGCTATGGACGCCTCTTTAGAAGTGGCAGGCAAGTGAGCGGCAACAAGAAAAGGTGAATAATGAACATATTATGTTACTGCTATTCCACGGACGAAGCGTTTCTCAATATCTGGGCGAGGATGCAGAAAACGAGTCCGGAATTGGGGCTGGAACTGCACCAGTCGCTTGACAGCTTTACCGCCAGGCTCAGACAGCCGGGGGGAAATGTCGCGGTTGTCCTGCTGTATATTGCCGATAAAAAAATCCTGTCCGATCTTACGGTGGTGCGGCCATTGTTGAATGACATGCCCGTTGTTATCCTCCTGAAGGATCAGGAGCAGGAAATGCTAAAGTTTTCCAATGAGTTGAGGCCGCGGGTCATCCTGTACACTTTTTGTAAGGTGGAAGATATTTGCGCGGTTTTTCAGCGATGCAATGGCAGATACGGCAACTGGGAAGGGGCGTAAAAATCCACGACTGGCAATTGAGAAGAAAGGGAAGATACAAATAATGAAGAAGAGGAGGTACGCTGAGATGGGTGAAACAGCAGCAATGGAGCAGGCGATGAAAGCAATGGCGAATCGGGAGGGGAAGTACCTGACGTTTACGCTGGCGGAGGAGGAGTACGGGATCGGCATCCTGAAGGTGAAGGAGATCATCGGCATTATGGCGATCACCACGGTGCCCCGGACCCCGGAATATATGAAGGGTGTGATCAACCTGCGGGGCAAGGTGATCCCCGTCGTGGATTTGCGGCTGAAGTTCGGGATGGAGGCGATGGATTACACGGAGCGGACCTGCATTATCGTTGTTGAGATCACGGGGGACGGAAAGAAGATTCTGCTCGGGATTCTGGTGGATTCCGTTTCGGAGGTGCTCAATATTAAGGGAAGCGATATCGAGGATACGCCGAATTTCGGCAGCCAGTTGGATACGGAATACATCCTGGGGATGGCCAAAACGGGCGGCCGGGTAAAGATTTTGCTGGACATCGACAGGGTGCTCAACGACAGCGAGGTTGCTTCACTATCGGCTTCTGCGTAAATAGCATTTTTTACAATTGGTTATGAAGGAAGGTTATTATGACAATGAAAAGCGCGGGTATTGTAACAGTGGGCTTGATCCTTATTCTCATTGCTTCTGCCGCATTTGCCGCCCATCCGCTCATCACTGACGACACGGGAACGCAGGGGAAAGGTAAATACCAACTGGAAGCCAATATAGAATACGCTCACAACGACGATCTCGGCGTAAAGTCGAATGAAACCCAGGCAGCGGCCACCCTGACCTACGGCCTGCTGGACAATCTTGACGTTACCGTAGGTCTGCCCTGGCTGAAGGAAGAGGAAGAGTCAGGGAATGCAGCGGCAACGGAGCGGGGGGTTTCCGATCTATGTATCTGGGCTAAATGGCGTTTCTACGAGCGGGAAAGCCTCAGTTTTGCTTTCAGGCCGGGGGTTACGCTGCCGACGGGAAATGAGGGCAAGGGCTTGGGAAGAGGCAAGACGACTTACAGTTTGTTCTTCATCACTACCAGGGAATGGCAGCCCATTCGGGTGCATTTGAATCTGGGCTATATACGCAACGAAAACAAGCTTGATGAACGGGTTGACATCTGGCACGTCTCCCTGGCCGGGGAATTTGCCGTCACCAAGGCGCTCAGGGTCGTTCTCAACATCGGTCAGGAAAAGAATCCCGATCAACTTGCCGATCAGGAACCGGCCTTTATCCTGGGCGGATTGATATATGCCGTAACAGAAAGTTTTGACGTGGATATGGGGGTGAAGAGAGGCTTGAATGATGCCGAACCGGACTATCGGATACTCGCAGGAATTACGTATAGATTCTAACCAGTCTTTATTTGGAAACCACTGTTTTTAATAACAATTTAAGGAGGAACAAAAAATGAGCTTGGCAAACACAAAGGTTTCTACAAAGTTGTATCTCGGCTTCAGCGTGCCGGTGGTTTTGCTGCTGATCGTCATTGCGGTCGCCGTCTCCAATCTGTCGACCATCGATAACAACATCGACCGGATCGTGACGATCAACAACGTCCGCGTCAACCTCACCGCGGACACGGGGGCGCTCTTGAGGGAAAATTCCATTTCGCTGCGCAATCTCATTATTTCCCCGGATAACAAGGAGGCGCAGGCTGAACTGGATGACATTACGTCGAGCCGGGGTAAATACGACGAAATGTTTAAGAAGCTCATGGATCTTACGCCCAGGGAGGACACCAAAGGTTGGGAGCTGATTGAAAAGATCAAGGCGGCCGCGGGCCCCGCCCGGGAATTAAACAACCAGGTCGCAGAATTGGGATTGGCCAATAAGGATACCGAAGCCACTGCGCTGATGAACGCCAAGGCGCGGCCGGCGATGCGAGCGTGGCTCGACGCCGTCGACGCAGCGAACAACTACCAGGACGACCGCAGTAAAATCCGGTACGAAATCGCGCAGAAGGCTTATGACCAGGCGCGTGTGTGGATGTTCGTGACAGGCGCGGTGGCCATTTCCCTGGCGGCTCTGATTGCCTTTATCATCACGCGCAGCATTGTCGGACCCCTGAACCGGGTCATTGCGGGTCTGACCGAAGGTTCCGATCAGGTGGCGGCCGCGGCTGGCCAGGTATCTTCCGCCAGCCAGTCTTTGGCCGAGGGCACCACGGAGCAGGCATCCTCGCTGGAAGAAACCTCGGCGTCGCTCGAGGAGATGTCCTCGATGACGAAGCAGAATGCCGACCATGCGAACCAGGCCCGGTCGATGATGAAGGAAGCCAACCGGATTGTGGAGAAGGTGAACGGCCACATGACGGACATGGCCAGCGCCATTGTCGAGATAACGCGTTCGAGCGAAGAGACGGGGAAGATCATCAAGACGATTGACGAGATCGCTTTCCAGACCAACCTGCTGGCTCTGAATGCGGCGGTGGAGGCGGCGCGGGCCGGCGAGGCTGGGGCGGGATTCGCGGTAGTGGCCGACGAGGTCAGAAACCTGGCGATGCGGGCGGCCGATGCGGCGAAAAACACCAGCAACCTGATCGAAGGGACGATCAAGGCTGTCCGGAACGGCAATGAATTGACCAGCGCCACGCAGGAGGCGTTCAGGGAGAACTCTCAGATTGCGGGGAAAATCAGCCAGTTGGTGGATGAGATTGCGACAGCTTCCGAGGAGCAGGCGCAGGGGATCAATCAGGTGAACAAGGCCGTGGCGGAGATGGACAAGGTGACGCAGTCAACGGCAGCCAATGCCGAAGAGTCAGCGGCGGCATCGGAGGAATTGAGCGCCCAAGCGGAGCAGATGAAGGTTTATGTGGGGGATTTGGTGGCGGTAGTCGGCGGCAGCGGGAGTGGGAGCGGTCAGATAACCGCGGCCTTGTTGCCCCGGCAGGTTAAAGGCAGCGGTTATCGGCAGGCGGCGCTGCCTGCTCCCCGAAAAGCGACCGGCAAACAGGTTGCAGCGTCCGGCCATGGGAAAATGAAAATTACCCGACCCGAGCAGGTAATTCCCTTAGACGACGGAGATTTTAAGGATTTTTAATTAATTTCGACGCGGTTAGTACACCTGTAGTGAGTGCCGTAAAAATTCCATCGTCCTAAGTCAAGTTTCGGACGATGGAATTTTTGATTATTTTTCAATGCGTAGCCGCGGGGGGAATCCGCATCACCTCGGGGAGTGGAGGAACCCCTTTTCGAGCATCTTTTCGAGGAGGGCCTCGGCGCGGGCGGGGTTGAAAGCGCCGCACATGCAGCACTTGGCCATCATCAGGGCAGCCCTCTTGGGGGTCAGCCGCCGCAGGCGCACCTGTTCGATCATCTTCCGGATCAGATTGAAAGAGACCATCCCGTGGCCGCACATCGTGTTGAATTCCTGCACCTCGCGTTCGGGGAGACGGTCCTTCGCCCCCCAGACGCCGAGGGAATGCTCGGCGCTATGGCGGCTGATTCCCGCCTTTTTGCAGCATTCCTGCACCTCTTCCATCAGGCCGCTGATATTGATGCAGATTCCCAAATCCGCCTGGATCAGCTCCTCCACCACCCGTCCGAGGGTATCGAGGTCGGTAAAGACGGCGGCGCCCACAGTCCCGTCTTCCTGCTTGTCGATCAGTTTATCAATCTGGACATTGTTCTGATGCATGCTCCCGATCTTCATGTCGCCCATGTTCACGGGGTTGTGCTTGAGGCAGATTCGCATGAACTGCCGGATCTTTTCGGCCGATCCCTCGCGGTTGATCCCTTTGGCTGTATGAACGAAGATCGTGTAGTCCTGGCGGAGGTCTGCGGCCAGCCCCTGTCTGTGCAATGTGTTTGTCATCACGCCACCTCCCTGAAGAGCGGTCGCCCCAACCCCAGGTTTGTCTTGCCGTTGGGGGAGAGTCGATAGCCCGCCTTTTTCACCCATGCCTCATGGGGGATCGTCCCATCATCTATGCAGCGGGAGGCAACGCCGACGCTGATCACCGTGTCAATCTCGTGCTGCACCTTCTCCAGAACTTCCAGAAAAACGGGAATCTTCTCCAGTTCGGTCTTTAACTCAATGATCGCCGAGAGGACCTTTTCATCGAGGATGTCCGGCCGCATTCGCCCGGTGCGGGTATCTTCCATCAGCAGGGTGACGGGGTTTTCCTGCTCGAAGTGGGGTCCCAGAGGGGCCAGGGCCATGGCCACCCGCTCCACGTCCCGAAAGCGGGCTCCGATCCCCGGCCGGCCGACCTCGACGACGAAACCCGCCTCGCCGTGGCGGAGCCGCCCGGTCACGTCGTTGCTCTTGATCTCGTCGGTTCCCCGTCCGGGCACGCCGGTTCCCGGATGGACGATGGTGGGGTTGCTGAACTGGGCGCGCAGGAGCCTCGGCATAACGAGCTCGGGAGGGGTGAGGGCCCCGGTGGGACAGATGTCCGCATCGGCCAGGTAGCCGAGTTTCAGCGGGGCGAGCGCCTTGCGGATGGCGCGGACGAACCAGGGCGGGTAGCCCTCGTTGCGGAGAACCCGATGGCAGGTGCCGCACTCTACGCACTCCTCCTGGTTCACGACGGAGCGACCGTCCGCGCCGAGGGAGATCGCCCCCATCGTGCAGACGACGTGGCAGTTGCCGCAGCCGACGCACTTTTCCTTGTCGATATCCATGGTTATTCCTTTCCGTTTTCTGTTTTCTTGGGCAGATAGTCCTCCCGGACGGGTGAGAAGACTTCAATAACTACGGAATCTTCAAGGATTTCCGCTCCATGTTCAACGCCGCCCGGGATGCACCAGGTGTCGCCTGTCTGCGCTTCGCACTCTTCTGTGCCGATCGTAAAACGAATGCGGCCCTTCACAAGATATCCGGTCTGCTCATGGGGATGGGCGTGGCGCGGCAAGACGCTGTTTTTCTGCAAGCGGAATTCCGCCATCAGGGTTTTTTCTCCGTAAACCAGCGTTTTCAGGTCGATCCCCTTTATGGCGGGATGATAGCCGCTTTCGTTGTGCTTTTCGAACATATCCGACTCCTTTATCGTCTCCGGTTTTCGCCCGTAAAAATCAAGGGGCGTGGACACTCGCGCGCCTTGTTTATGCCGGGCAGTGTGAAGTTTGGTGATGAATAGCCCCCCCTACTGCCGCTTACCGCCAAAGCGCGGCAGTATTTACACAAGAACTGAGCAAAAGCAAGGGCGGACTCGTGCCGTTTTCGGCCTTGGCGTTTTTCGTCATTTCCGGAGTAATTGAAACATACCGTAATAGTAGAGGAAAGTAACCCGCGCATAATTTAAGTTATGGCTGTCCGGTTCGGAATGGCTGCTTCACCCGCGATAATCCCATTGACACGCCAGAGTGCGCTTTATATACTTACTGCCGTAAAAAATTGTTCATCAATTCCCTGTTGCGCATTAGGGAGATAATCGGCAGTGCTCGTTCGCGAAAGAGAGGATATCCATAAATGAACATCAAAGAGGTACGTCAGGAAGCCAAAAAACGTTTTAATGGCATCTGCCGCGTCTGCCGCGAGTGCAACGGCGTGGCCTGCGCCGGTGAATTTCCCGGCATTGGAGGGGCCGACAGCGGCGCATCTTTCATCAATAACTACAATGCCCTGGCCGCCCTGCGCGTCAAGATGCGGGTGATCCATGCAGCCGGCGAGCCGGAGACGGCGCTGACGCTCTTTGGGCAAAGGCTGTCCATGCCGATCCTGGGGGCGGCGGTAGCAGGCGCCCGGATGAATTTTCAAGGAATCATCAGCGAAGAGGAGCTGGACACCGCCTTTATCGCCGGCGCGAAGCAGGCCGGAACGCTGGCGATGACAGGCGATGGGCCTGACCCCCAGCTCTATGCCACTGGTTTGAGCGTCATCCAGGCCCACGAGGGGTGGGGCATTCCCATTGCCAAGCCGCGCGACCAGGCCAATATTATCGCCCACCTTCGTCAGGCGGAGGCAGCGGGTTGTGTTGCCGTGGGGATAGACGTGGATGCCGCCGGCATCCTGCCCATGCGGGCGGCGGGCCAGCCGGTGCAGCCGAAGACGGTGGCGCAACTGCAGGAACTGGTGCAAAGCACGACCCTGCCGCTGATTCTGAAGGGGATAATGTGCGTGGAGGACGCCCTGGCCGCGCGCGAGGCAGGGGTTGCGGCCATTGTCGTCTCCAACCACGGCGGGCGGGTGCTTGATCACACCCCCGGAACCGCCGAGGTTTTGCCGCAGATTGCCCTGGCTGTGCGCCGCGACATGGTGGTGCTGGCCGATGGGGGAGTGCGCAGAGGCGTGGACGTCCTCAAGATGCTGGCCTTGGGCGCGCACGCCGTGCTGGTGGGCAGACCGCTTGCCATCGGCGCCGTTGGCGCTGGCGCAGCCGGCGTCCGGCTGACCCTGGAGCAGATGCAAAATGAGCTGAAGGCGGCCATGATCTATACAGCATGTGCCGGCGTGGGCGAGATCGGCGAGGGAGTTTTCTGAACATTTAACCGCCTTTCCCCGGCGGTGCTTTCTTTCGGTTGTCTGCCGTTTGTCTCCCCGAGCAGTCCCGATTTTTTATATCTTTTCTGCGAGCAGGCTCCTGACAATGTCAGATTTTCTGTTTCTTTTATAAAGAGGCGTTCTGTCGCCGGCAATATAAGGGGCGAGGTTGTCTTCAAAGGTTCTCTTTGTCTCTTTTTGATAGAT belongs to Syntrophales bacterium and includes:
- a CDS encoding PAS domain S-box protein; its protein translation is MPAVMAVLGKRGFVESRDYRGIEVAAVLLPIPDSPWLMVAKVDAAEAFAEWRFRSALILALLAVLLGALGALGLAARQREKKQHFRALYRSEAALRASVERHSVTLHALGDGVIAADAEGRVEFLNPSAEGLTGWNNEEAQGRPLAEVFRIVSEETRKAVDDPVAKVLREGLVVSLANHTLLIAKDGSEHPIADSGAPIRDAEGAITGVVLVFRDQSEERRMGLLIQTRLSLLEYAASHALDEFLVKAIDETGALVDSPIGFYHFVEADQKTISLQQCSTRTLSEFRRIEGRGVHYGIDQAGVWADCVHEGKPVVHNDYASLPHKKGMPQGHAAVVRELVVPVMREGRVVAVLGVGNKPAAYTDADVESVSYLADVTWHIVEQKRAEEKQRESERRFRTIYNRLPVGVAQISLDFHIQHANPAYCRMLGYNEEELLGKHLRDITHPEDLEVNLQRQTGLASGAGDVYEMEKRLLHKDGCTVFGLLRANLIRDEAGKPAYTLGTLLDITERKEIEAEQERLRAQLRQSEKLEAVGRLAGGVAHDFNNMLGVILGHAEMALERIDTKEPFYGAFAAIKKAAERSAGLTRQLLAFARRQTVAPETLDLNEVVENMLKMLRRLIGEDIDLVWLPEAGLSPVKMDPVQVDQIMANLCINARDAIAGVGKLTIETGKASFDEEYCAVHAGFIPGEYVLLAVSDDGCGMDRQTIENIFEPFFTTKELGRGTGLGLATVYGIVKQNKGFINVYSEPGEGTTFRIYLPRHAGQNTEPQEKSPSEILRGGGETVLVVEDEPANLEMGKIMLEGIGYRVLTAGSPGEALRLAAEHAGEIRLLVTDVVLPGMNGRELAERLRSLYPNLKCLFMSGYTANVIAHHGVLEEGVNFIQKPFSIADLTAKVRQALVQ
- a CDS encoding chemotaxis protein CheW — protein: MGETAAMEQAMKAMANREGKYLTFTLAEEEYGIGILKVKEIIGIMAITTVPRTPEYMKGVINLRGKVIPVVDLRLKFGMEAMDYTERTCIIVVEITGDGKKILLGILVDSVSEVLNIKGSDIEDTPNFGSQLDTEYILGMAKTGGRVKILLDIDRVLNDSEVASLSASA
- a CDS encoding transporter, producing the protein MTMKSAGIVTVGLILILIASAAFAAHPLITDDTGTQGKGKYQLEANIEYAHNDDLGVKSNETQAAATLTYGLLDNLDVTVGLPWLKEEEESGNAAATERGVSDLCIWAKWRFYERESLSFAFRPGVTLPTGNEGKGLGRGKTTYSLFFITTREWQPIRVHLNLGYIRNENKLDERVDIWHVSLAGEFAVTKALRVVLNIGQEKNPDQLADQEPAFILGGLIYAVTESFDVDMGVKRGLNDAEPDYRILAGITYRF
- a CDS encoding methyl-accepting chemotaxis protein, producing MSLANTKVSTKLYLGFSVPVVLLLIVIAVAVSNLSTIDNNIDRIVTINNVRVNLTADTGALLRENSISLRNLIISPDNKEAQAELDDITSSRGKYDEMFKKLMDLTPREDTKGWELIEKIKAAAGPARELNNQVAELGLANKDTEATALMNAKARPAMRAWLDAVDAANNYQDDRSKIRYEIAQKAYDQARVWMFVTGAVAISLAALIAFIITRSIVGPLNRVIAGLTEGSDQVAAAAGQVSSASQSLAEGTTEQASSLEETSASLEEMSSMTKQNADHANQARSMMKEANRIVEKVNGHMTDMASAIVEITRSSEETGKIIKTIDEIAFQTNLLALNAAVEAARAGEAGAGFAVVADEVRNLAMRAADAAKNTSNLIEGTIKAVRNGNELTSATQEAFRENSQIAGKISQLVDEIATASEEQAQGINQVNKAVAEMDKVTQSTAANAEESAAASEELSAQAEQMKVYVGDLVAVVGGSGSGSGQITAALLPRQVKGSGYRQAALPAPRKATGKQVAASGHGKMKITRPEQVIPLDDGDFKDF
- a CDS encoding 4Fe-4S binding protein; the protein is MDIDKEKCVGCGNCHVVCTMGAISLGADGRSVVNQEECVECGTCHRVLRNEGYPPWFVRAIRKALAPLKLGYLADADICPTGALTPPELVMPRLLRAQFSNPTIVHPGTGVPGRGTDEIKSNDVTGRLRHGEAGFVVEVGRPGIGARFRDVERVAMALAPLGPHFEQENPVTLLMEDTRTGRMRPDILDEKVLSAIIELKTELEKIPVFLEVLEKVQHEIDTVISVGVASRCIDDGTIPHEAWVKKAGYRLSPNGKTNLGLGRPLFREVA
- a CDS encoding cupin domain-containing protein, translating into MFEKHNESGYHPAIKGIDLKTLVYGEKTLMAEFRLQKNSVLPRHAHPHEQTGYLVKGRIRFTIGTEECEAQTGDTWCIPGGVEHGAEILEDSVVIEVFSPVREDYLPKKTENGKE
- a CDS encoding alpha-hydroxy-acid oxidizing protein is translated as MNIKEVRQEAKKRFNGICRVCRECNGVACAGEFPGIGGADSGASFINNYNALAALRVKMRVIHAAGEPETALTLFGQRLSMPILGAAVAGARMNFQGIISEEELDTAFIAGAKQAGTLAMTGDGPDPQLYATGLSVIQAHEGWGIPIAKPRDQANIIAHLRQAEAAGCVAVGIDVDAAGILPMRAAGQPVQPKTVAQLQELVQSTTLPLILKGIMCVEDALAAREAGVAAIVVSNHGGRVLDHTPGTAEVLPQIALAVRRDMVVLADGGVRRGVDVLKMLALGAHAVLVGRPLAIGAVGAGAAGVRLTLEQMQNELKAAMIYTACAGVGEIGEGVF